CGATAAAGACGGCAAACTCATCCCAGAACAAGGAGGAGCACGTTCAACTTCACCAGCACCAGTCGTTATCCGTAAAGGGCTTGACATTGATAAAATCATGATGCACCTGTCAGATACCTTTAACTCATGGGACTACCGTCAGGGTGAGTATTATTAGGATGTAGTAGAAGAAGTGGGGAGAAAATAATCTCTCCTCTTTCTTTTGTTGTTCATGCAACAAAATCCGAACAATATATTTCAATTTATAAAATGATTTGACAAAAACTGTACTTTAGTTTATAATAAATCAAGGAAACGTCGGAAAAAGGCGTAGAGATGCGCAAGCATAGGTAGGTCATTATAAAAGAAACGAGACATCGATATGTTAAATGAATTTCCAATTTTTGATTACGAAGATATTCAATTGATTCCAAATAAATGTGTTATTAAAAGCCGTGCAGAAGCGGATACAAGTGTCACTCTAGGAAATCACACCTTTAAACTACCTGTGGTGCCAGCTAATATGCAGACGATTTTAGATGAAAATGTATCAGAGCAACTGGCTAAAGGGGGTTACTTCTACATTATGCACCGTTTTGATGAAGCAGGACGCATTCCTTTTATCAAACGCATGCACGATCAAGGGCTCATTGCTTCTATTTCTGTCGGTGTTAAGGACTATGAGTATGATTTTGTTAGCCAGCTCAAGGCTGATGCTCCAGAATACATCACGATTGACATTGCTCATGGTCATGCAGATAGCGTGATTTCTATGATTCAACACATCAAGAAAGAATTGCCAGATACTTTTGTTATTGCTGGAAATGTTGGAACACCAGAAGCTGTGCGTGAATTGGAGAATGCTGGTGCGGATGCCACTAAGGTCGGAATCGGTCCTGGTAAGGTTTGTATCACCAAGGTTAAGACTGGTTTTGGTACAGGTGGTTGGCAGTTGGCTGCTCTACGCTGGTGTGCCAAGGCTGCACGTAAACCTATTATCGCTGATGGAGGGATTCGTACTCACGGCGATATTGCCAAGTCTATCCGTTTCGGTGCTAGCATGGTTATGATTGGTTCCCTCTTTGCAGGACATATCGAAAGTCCAGGAAAAACGATTGAAGTTGATGGTGAACAGTTCAAAGAATACTACGGTTCAGCTTCACAATATCAAAAAGGAGCCTACAAAAACGTGGAGGGCAAACGCATCTTGCTTCCTGCTAAAGGTCATTTGCAAGACACTTTAACTGAGATGGAACAAGACCTTCAAAGTGCCATTTCGTATGCGGGTGGACGTCAGGTTGCTGACCTTAAACACGTTGATTATGTGATCGTGAAAAACTCTATCTGGAATGGGGATGCTTCCCACTAAGACGGGCTATATGGCCAGAAAAAAACTTGTTATTAGAGCAAATTTCTGTTATAATAAAACAAGTTTCCACCCTTAGTGTAATGGATATCACGTAAGATTCCGGTTCTTGAGATGGGGGTTCGATTCCCTCAGGGTGGATGTAAATATCCTAAAAAAGCCTTTAAATAGGGCTTTTTATTTATCCTGCCTCAAATTTGCCACTAAAACTGAAAATCTCATTTCAATGAATACTCAAATCTCCTCCAGTCCCGTTTTAAAGTGACTCAGGGGGCTTTTTTTGATATAATAAAAAGGACTGTTATCAGTTAGAAAGAGGTTGGTATGAAAGAATTACAAACTGTACTAAAGAACCATTTTGCAATCGAATTTGCAGACAAAAAGTTACTGGAAACTGCCTTTACTCATACGAGTTATGCCAATGAGCACCGCCTCTTAAAAATTTCACACAATGAACGCTTGGAATTTTTAGGAGACGCTGTTCTACAGTTATTGATTTCAGAATATCTGTATAAAAAATATCCTAAAAAGCCTGAAGGGGACTTGTCTAAACTCCGTGCCATGATTGTCCGTGAGGAGAGTTTGGCTGGTTTTGCGCGTGACTGCCAGTTTGATCAGTTTATCAAGCTGGGTAAGGGAGAAGAAAAGTCTGGTGGGCGCAATCGTGATACCATTCTTGGTGATGCCTTCGAAGCCTTTCTTGGTGCCCTCCTTTTGGACAAGGATGTGGCCAAGGTCAAGGAATTTATCTACCAAGTCATGATTCCTAAGGTTGAAGCAGGCGAGTTTGAGATGATTACAGACTACAAAACCCATCTCCAAGAGTTACTTCAAGTCAATGGAGATGTGGCTATTCGTTATCAGGTGATTTCTGAAACGGGTCCTGCTCACGATAAGGTCTTTGATGTAGAAGTTCTTGTTGAAGGCAAGAGTATTGGTCAAGGTCAAGGTCGTTCTAAGAAATTAGCAGAGCAGGAAGCTGCCAAAAATGCCGTTGAGAAAGGGCTGGATTCATGTATTTAAAGGAAATCGAAATTCAGGGATTCAAGTCTTTTGCTGACAAGACCAAGGTCGTCTTTGACCAAGGTGTGACGGCAGTCGTTGGACCCAATGGATCTGGAAAGTCGAATATTACAGAAAGTCTACGTTGGGCCTTGGGGGAGTCTAGTGTCAAGAGTCTCCGTGGTGGTAAGATGCCAGATGTCATCTTTGCCGGAACAGAGAGTCGCAAACCGCTCAATTATGCTTCTGTAATTGTGACTCTGGATAATCATGACGGATTTATCAAGGACGCTGGTCAAGAAATCAGGGTAGAACGCCATATCTACCGTAGTGGAGATAGCGAATACAAGATTGATGGCAAGAAAGTCCGTCTGCGTGATATTCATGACCTTTTCTTGGATACAGGTTTGGGACGAGATTCCTTTTCTATCATTTCCCAAGGGAAGGTTGAGGAGATTTTCAACTCCAAGCCTGAAGAACGCCGTGCTATTTTCGAAGAAGCTGCAGGAGTTTTGAAATACAAGACTCGTAGAAAAGAAACAGAGAGTAAACTACAGCAAACTCAGGATAATCTAGACCGCTTAGAGGATATTATCTACGAGTTAGATAATCAAATCAAGCCTCTTGAGAAACAAGCTGAGAATGCCCGTAAGTTTCTAGACTTGGATGGTCAACGTAAGGCCATTTATTTAGATGTTTTGGTTGCTCAAATCAAGGATAATAAGGCTGAACTAGAGTCGACAGAAGAAGAGTTGGCTCAGGTTCAGGAATTCTTGACTAGTTATTACCAAAAGCGTGAAAAATTAGAAGAAGAAAATCAAACTCTTAAAAAGCAACGCCAAGATTTACAGGCTGAAATGTCCAAAGATCAGGGCAGTTTGATGGATTTGACCAGTCTGATTAGTGATTTAGAGAGAAAATTAGCCCTATCGAAACTAGAGTCCGAGCAAGTAGCCCTGAATCAACAGGAAGCACAAGCTCGTTTGGCTGCTTTGGAGGATAAGAGAAATGCTCTAAGTCAGGAAAAGGCTGAAAAAGAAGCTAACTTGGCACAATTAGAGGAAAATCTAGTCCAAAATAATCAAAAACTCAATCGATTAGAGGCTGAATTACTGGCTTTTTCAGATGATCCTGATCAGATGATTGAACTTCTACGTGAACGCTTTGTAGCTCTTTTACAAGAAGAAGCGGATGTCTCAAACCAGTTGACCCGTATCGAGAATGAGTTGGAAAATATCCGTCAGCTTTCTCAAAAACAAGCAGATCAACTAGAAAAGCTGAAAGAACAACTGGCTACAGCTAAAGAGAAGGCTAGTCAGCAAAAAGAAGAGCTTGAAACTGCCAAGGAGCAGGTTCAGAAATTATTGGCTAACTATCAAGTCTGTGCCAAGGAACAAGAGGAGCAGAAAACTTCCTATCAAACTCAACAAAGTCAACTCTTTGACCGTCTGGATAGTCTCAAAAACAAGCAGGCTAGAGCTCAAAGTTTGGAAAATATCCTGAGAAATCATAGTAACTTTTATGCAGGTGTCAAGAGTGTCCTCCAAGAAAAAGACCGTCTTGGTGGAATAATTGGGGCAGTCAGTGAGCACCTGACCTTTGATGTGTATTATCAAACTGCTCTAGAGATTGCACTTGGAGCCAGCAGTCAGCATATCATCGTAGAAGATGAGAACGCGGCAACCAAGGCGATTGATTTCCTTAAACGAAACAGAGCTGGTCGTGCAACCTTCCTTCCTTTAACGACTATCAAGGCGCGTACGATTTCTAGTCAGAATCAAGATGCTATCGCTTCAAGTCCAGGTTTCCTTGGGATGGCAGATGAGCTGGTTACTTTTAATACTAGGCTGGAAGCCATTTTCAAGAACTTGCTAGCTACGACGGCTATCTTTGATAATGTAGAACATGCGCGTGCGGCAGCTCGTCAAGTTCGTTATCAGGTTCGTATGGTAACTCTTGATGGAACGGAGTTGCGCACAGGTGGTTCCTATGCAGGTGGAGCTAATCGCCAGAATAATAGCATTTTCATCAAGCCAGAACTGGAGCAATTACAAAAAGAAATTGCTGAAGAAGAAGCAAGCTTGCGTAAAGATGAAGAGAGTTTGAAGAACTTGCAAGATGAGATGGCTAGATTGACTGAATCATTAGAAGCTATTAAATCTCAGGGAGAGCAGGCTCGTATTCAGGAGCAGGGCTTGTCCCTCGCTTATCAGCAGATTTGTCAGCAAGTTGAAGAGCTAGAAACTCTTTGGAAACTCCAAGAAGAGGAATTAAATCGTCTTTCTGACGGAGATTGGCAAGCGGATAAGGAAAAATGCCAAGAGCGCCTCACTACTATCTCCAGCGACAAGCAAAATCTGGAAGCTGAGATTGAAGAGATTAAGTCTAACAAAAACGCCATCCAAGAACGCTATCAAAACTTGCAGGAAGATGTAGCGCAAGCTCGCTTGCTTAAGACAGAACTGCAAGGGCAAAAACGTTATGAAGTAGCTGATATTGAGCGTTTAGGCAAGGAATTGGACAACCTGAATCTTGAGCAAGAGGAAATTCAGCGCCTTCTTCAAGAAAAGGTTGACAATCTTGAGAAAGTTGATACGGATTTGCTCAGTCAGCAGGCTGAAGAAGCTAAAACTCAGAAAGCAAACCTTCAACAAGGTTTGATTCGCAAGCAGTTTGAATTGGATGATATAGAAGGTCAGCTGGATGATATTGCCAGTCATTTGGATCAGGCCCGCCAGCAGAATGAGGAGTGGATTCGCAAGCAAACACGTGCTGAGGCTAAGAAAGAAAAGGTCAGTGAGCGCTTGCGTCATTTACAAAGTCAATTAACAGACCAGTACCAGATCAGCTATACTGAAGCTCTTGAAAAGGCGCATGAGTTGGAAAATCTCAATCTGGCAGAGCAAGAGGTTAAGGATTTGGAGAAAGCTATTCGCTCACTGGGGCCTGTCAATTTAGACGCTATTGAACAGTATGAAGAAGTCCACAACCGTCTGGATTTCCTAAATAGTCAGCGAGATGATATTTTGTCTGCGAAAAATCTGCTCCTTGAGACTATCACAGAGATGAATGATGAGGTTAAGGAACGCTTTAAATCAACCTTTGAGGCTATTCGTGAGTCCTTTAAAGTGACCTTCAAGCAGATGTTTGGCGGAGGTCAGGCTGACTTGATTTTGACTGAGGGAGACCTGCTGACAGCTGGGGTTGAGATTTCTGTCCAACCACCAGGTAAGAAAATTCAGTCTCTCAACCTCATGAGTGGTGGGGAAAAAGCCTTATCGGCTCTTGCTTTGCTTTTCTCTATCATTCGAGTTAAGACTATCCCGTTTGTTATCTTGGATGAAGTGGAGGCTGCGCTGGACGAAGCCAATGTCAAACGCTTTGGGGATTACCTAAACCGCTTTGACAAGGACAGCCAGTTTATCGTCGTAACCCACCGTAAGGGAACCATGGCAGCGGCCGATTCTATCTATGGAGTGACCATGCAAGAATCAGGTGTCTCAAAAATTGTTTCAGTTAAGTTAAAAGATTTAGAAAGTATTGAAGGATGACAATTAAACTAGTAGCAACGGATATGGACGGAACCTTCCTAGATGGGAGTGGGCGCTTTGATATGGACCGCCTCAAGTCTCTCTTAGCTTCCTACAAGGAAAAAGGGATTTACTTTGCGGTAGCTTCGGGTCGGGGATTTCTGTCTCTAGAAAAATTATTTGCTGATGTTCGTGATGACATTATTTTCATCGCGGAAAATGGCAGTTTGGTAGAATATCAAGGTCAGGACTTGTATGAAGCGACCATGTCTCGTGAGTTTTATCTATCAACTTTTGAAAAACTGAAAACGTCACCTTATGTAGATATCAATAAATTGCTATTGACGGGTAAGAAGGGCTCTTATGTGCTAGATACGGTTGATGAGACCTATTTGAAAGAGAGCCAGCACTATAATGAAAATATCCAAAAAGTAGCGAGTCTAGAAGATATTACAGATGACATTTTCAAATTTACGACCAACTTCACAGAAGAAACGTTGGAAGTTGGAGAAGCTTGGGTAAACGAAAACGTTCCTGGTGTTAAGGCCATGACAACTGGCTTTGAATCTATTGATATTGTTCTGGACTATGTCGATAAGGGAGTGGCCATTGTTGAATTGGCTAAAAAACTTGGTATCACGCTGGGTCAAGTTATGGCTTTTGGAGACAATCTAAATGACTTGCACATGATGCAGGTTGTGGGACATCCTGTAGCTCCTGAGAATGCACGACCAGAGATTTTAGAATTAGCAGAGACTGTGATTGGTCACCATAAAGACCAGTCGGTTATAGCTTATATGGAGGGCTTATAATGGCAGATATAAAATTGATTGCATTGGACTTGGACGGGACTTTGCTGACTACTGATAAAAGGCTGACGGATCGGACCAAGGCAACCTTGAAAGCTGCGCGTGATCGTGGTATCAAGGTCGTATTGACAACGGGCCGTCCTTTAAAAGCTATGGATTTCTTTCTCCATGAGCTAGGGACTGACGGCCACGAAGATGAGTATACCATTACTTTTAATGGTGGTTTGGTTCAGAAAAATACAGGTGAAATCCTT
Above is a genomic segment from Streptococcus mitis containing:
- a CDS encoding guanosine monophosphate reductase, encoding MLNEFPIFDYEDIQLIPNKCVIKSRAEADTSVTLGNHTFKLPVVPANMQTILDENVSEQLAKGGYFYIMHRFDEAGRIPFIKRMHDQGLIASISVGVKDYEYDFVSQLKADAPEYITIDIAHGHADSVISMIQHIKKELPDTFVIAGNVGTPEAVRELENAGADATKVGIGPGKVCITKVKTGFGTGGWQLAALRWCAKAARKPIIADGGIRTHGDIAKSIRFGASMVMIGSLFAGHIESPGKTIEVDGEQFKEYYGSASQYQKGAYKNVEGKRILLPAKGHLQDTLTEMEQDLQSAISYAGGRQVADLKHVDYVIVKNSIWNGDASH
- a CDS encoding ribonuclease III, yielding MKELQTVLKNHFAIEFADKKLLETAFTHTSYANEHRLLKISHNERLEFLGDAVLQLLISEYLYKKYPKKPEGDLSKLRAMIVREESLAGFARDCQFDQFIKLGKGEEKSGGRNRDTILGDAFEAFLGALLLDKDVAKVKEFIYQVMIPKVEAGEFEMITDYKTHLQELLQVNGDVAIRYQVISETGPAHDKVFDVEVLVEGKSIGQGQGRSKKLAEQEAAKNAVEKGLDSCI
- a CDS encoding chromosome segregation protein SMC: MYLKEIEIQGFKSFADKTKVVFDQGVTAVVGPNGSGKSNITESLRWALGESSVKSLRGGKMPDVIFAGTESRKPLNYASVIVTLDNHDGFIKDAGQEIRVERHIYRSGDSEYKIDGKKVRLRDIHDLFLDTGLGRDSFSIISQGKVEEIFNSKPEERRAIFEEAAGVLKYKTRRKETESKLQQTQDNLDRLEDIIYELDNQIKPLEKQAENARKFLDLDGQRKAIYLDVLVAQIKDNKAELESTEEELAQVQEFLTSYYQKREKLEEENQTLKKQRQDLQAEMSKDQGSLMDLTSLISDLERKLALSKLESEQVALNQQEAQARLAALEDKRNALSQEKAEKEANLAQLEENLVQNNQKLNRLEAELLAFSDDPDQMIELLRERFVALLQEEADVSNQLTRIENELENIRQLSQKQADQLEKLKEQLATAKEKASQQKEELETAKEQVQKLLANYQVCAKEQEEQKTSYQTQQSQLFDRLDSLKNKQARAQSLENILRNHSNFYAGVKSVLQEKDRLGGIIGAVSEHLTFDVYYQTALEIALGASSQHIIVEDENAATKAIDFLKRNRAGRATFLPLTTIKARTISSQNQDAIASSPGFLGMADELVTFNTRLEAIFKNLLATTAIFDNVEHARAAARQVRYQVRMVTLDGTELRTGGSYAGGANRQNNSIFIKPELEQLQKEIAEEEASLRKDEESLKNLQDEMARLTESLEAIKSQGEQARIQEQGLSLAYQQICQQVEELETLWKLQEEELNRLSDGDWQADKEKCQERLTTISSDKQNLEAEIEEIKSNKNAIQERYQNLQEDVAQARLLKTELQGQKRYEVADIERLGKELDNLNLEQEEIQRLLQEKVDNLEKVDTDLLSQQAEEAKTQKANLQQGLIRKQFELDDIEGQLDDIASHLDQARQQNEEWIRKQTRAEAKKEKVSERLRHLQSQLTDQYQISYTEALEKAHELENLNLAEQEVKDLEKAIRSLGPVNLDAIEQYEEVHNRLDFLNSQRDDILSAKNLLLETITEMNDEVKERFKSTFEAIRESFKVTFKQMFGGGQADLILTEGDLLTAGVEISVQPPGKKIQSLNLMSGGEKALSALALLFSIIRVKTIPFVILDEVEAALDEANVKRFGDYLNRFDKDSQFIVVTHRKGTMAAADSIYGVTMQESGVSKIVSVKLKDLESIEG
- a CDS encoding haloacid dehalogenase, with the translated sequence MTIKLVATDMDGTFLDGSGRFDMDRLKSLLASYKEKGIYFAVASGRGFLSLEKLFADVRDDIIFIAENGSLVEYQGQDLYEATMSREFYLSTFEKLKTSPYVDINKLLLTGKKGSYVLDTVDETYLKESQHYNENIQKVASLEDITDDIFKFTTNFTEETLEVGEAWVNENVPGVKAMTTGFESIDIVLDYVDKGVAIVELAKKLGITLGQVMAFGDNLNDLHMMQVVGHPVAPENARPEILELAETVIGHHKDQSVIAYMEGL